The following proteins come from a genomic window of Pseudomonas syringae:
- the wecB gene encoding non-hydrolyzing UDP-N-acetylglucosamine 2-epimerase: MAGQQPRMKVLSIFGTRPEAIKMAPLVRALAAEPGIDSRICITGQHQSMLQQVLDMFELKADYSLDVMRPGQTLNSLTAALYAAIDPILDEMQPDKVLVHGDTTSAMVAAMSAFHRRIPIGHVEAGLRTGDIRQPWPEEMNRRCIDLISDHLFAPTAESRRNVLGERLQGISFVTGNTVIDALQLTAQRIDSNRQLCHALDRQFSFLVPDRKVLVVTGHRRENFGDGFLNICKALGELAQRDDIQIVYPVHLNPNVLGPVTEHLGDLPNVHLIKPLDYLSFVRLMQRSHVILTDSGGVQEEAPSLGKPVLVMRDVTERPEAVAAGTVRLVGTEPDAITRGVNALFDNDELWQNAARAANPYGDGKASARIVDALMGRPVNEFVAEMPRRRPDPVDVMPGVMPGHLQQHAQVRSMAS, translated from the coding sequence ATGGCTGGTCAGCAACCCAGAATGAAGGTCCTTTCGATTTTCGGCACTCGCCCGGAGGCTATCAAGATGGCGCCTCTGGTCAGAGCACTGGCCGCAGAGCCGGGTATCGATTCAAGAATCTGCATCACCGGTCAGCATCAGAGCATGCTGCAGCAAGTGCTGGACATGTTCGAGCTCAAGGCGGATTACAGCCTTGACGTGATGCGTCCAGGGCAGACACTGAATTCTCTGACGGCAGCGCTGTACGCGGCTATCGATCCGATCCTGGACGAAATGCAGCCGGACAAGGTTCTGGTGCACGGCGATACCACCTCGGCCATGGTGGCAGCGATGTCGGCGTTTCATCGTCGCATCCCCATCGGCCACGTCGAGGCTGGCTTGCGCACCGGTGATATCCGTCAGCCTTGGCCTGAGGAAATGAACCGTCGCTGCATCGATCTGATCTCCGATCATTTGTTCGCGCCAACCGCCGAGTCGCGGCGCAACGTGCTGGGCGAGCGCCTGCAGGGTATTTCTTTCGTGACGGGCAACACCGTCATTGACGCCTTGCAGCTGACCGCCCAGCGAATCGATTCGAACCGTCAGTTGTGCCATGCACTGGATCGCCAATTTTCGTTCCTGGTGCCAGACCGCAAAGTGCTGGTGGTGACCGGTCATCGCCGCGAGAACTTCGGCGACGGCTTCCTGAACATCTGCAAGGCGCTGGGTGAACTCGCGCAGCGTGACGACATACAGATCGTCTACCCGGTACACCTGAACCCCAACGTGCTGGGGCCGGTGACCGAACATTTGGGCGACCTGCCCAATGTGCATTTGATCAAACCGCTGGATTACCTGTCGTTCGTGCGCCTGATGCAACGCTCCCACGTGATCCTCACCGATTCCGGTGGCGTGCAGGAAGAAGCGCCGTCGCTGGGCAAACCGGTGCTGGTCATGCGCGACGTCACCGAGCGGCCTGAAGCCGTCGCGGCTGGCACTGTGCGCCTGGTGGGCACCGAACCGGACGCCATCACTCGCGGCGTGAACGCCTTGTTTGACAACGACGAGCTCTGGCAGAACGCTGCCCGCGCCGCCAACCCCTACGGTGACGGTAAGGCCAGTGCGCGTATCGTCGATGCGCTGATGGGGCGCCCGGTAAACGAATTTGTCGCTGAAATGCCGCGTCGTCGCCCGGACCCGGTCGATGTTATGCCTGGCGTCATGCCCGGGCACCTGCAACAACATGCGCAAGTGCGTTCAATGGCCAGTTAA
- a CDS encoding cellulose biosynthesis cyclic di-GMP-binding regulatory protein BcsB, which produces MKSSVTVNMGALSAFACGMSLLALMPTFALAADSPLTLAINRITADNRQERVVELRELGIDRPIILSASDARRELYLPVPANVPLTDATLNFDASYLNGEAGRNTLLLSLDGYPVRALGLNEEQGNASTVLGVDKAARESGSVRLGVAWSSVISKVLCEDERAIGNVLRIDPHTRLTYSYDASQLQDVGAAWTALPGKPGLLVAPGTLSAASYDAAWRLGVALERIGKQARILPFPAVQDSLDLSNLRIPAELMQIPAFASLNGKGVYTLRDQAEIGALLMLGQTPALQADLAISDPQLLKAIDDSLDALQAQVQSVDASAAGALSQWRERHIKKPLANSAGDDVSLALLGNRALLMIKPESANKAIGLFSSAWNKLARSRQLTIGEEAAMPLSEDGRVALTRLGGKPGTVDVLAKTDWTASFPLGSVAYDGRVPVTAMIDVAAAPGASGTPPVATVFLNDYLIGALQLTADGKKERIEARIPQYALAAQNTLRVSFQRQPVSNMCLETPQAFPISVLPTSHVVLDKVNPDSNFSGMAARFATDTQLMVPKGYLERPASSLPQVVRVASAAGVSPLRAQLSVSDDASVAVTPAKAFLAFELPVKDAAESVKADNEGHLLINHKEQTLLDLKTLNHLASLQVIEAGSQHGMVYRTLGGQAPVFERPLLLERGNATLLADSGPVATFDANDPTGSKMIEEEETTGIEAWRKPSLLWLIPAGIVLFLILLLAGRNARRNRS; this is translated from the coding sequence ATGAAATCTTCCGTTACCGTAAACATGGGCGCGCTGAGCGCCTTTGCCTGCGGAATGAGCCTGCTGGCTCTGATGCCCACCTTCGCTCTGGCCGCCGACAGTCCCTTGACCCTGGCGATCAACCGGATCACTGCCGACAACCGTCAGGAGCGAGTGGTCGAGCTGCGGGAACTGGGTATCGATCGCCCGATCATTCTCAGCGCCAGTGATGCGCGCCGGGAGCTGTACCTGCCAGTGCCAGCCAATGTGCCACTGACTGACGCGACGCTGAATTTTGACGCCAGTTACCTGAACGGCGAAGCAGGCCGCAACACGCTGCTGCTGTCGCTGGACGGCTATCCGGTACGTGCCCTTGGCCTTAACGAAGAACAGGGCAATGCCAGCACGGTACTGGGTGTTGACAAAGCGGCGCGGGAAAGCGGCTCGGTGCGTCTGGGCGTTGCCTGGTCCTCGGTGATCTCGAAAGTACTCTGTGAAGACGAACGCGCCATCGGCAACGTACTGCGCATTGATCCGCACACCCGGCTGACCTACAGCTATGACGCCAGCCAGTTGCAGGATGTCGGCGCGGCGTGGACCGCACTGCCCGGCAAACCCGGTCTGCTGGTCGCACCGGGCACCTTGTCCGCTGCCAGCTACGATGCTGCCTGGCGCCTGGGCGTTGCTCTGGAACGAATCGGCAAGCAGGCCCGTATCCTGCCGTTTCCTGCCGTACAGGACAGCCTTGATCTGAGCAATCTGCGTATTCCGGCAGAACTCATGCAGATCCCGGCGTTTGCCAGCCTGAATGGCAAAGGCGTTTACACCCTGCGCGATCAGGCTGAAATCGGTGCCCTGCTGATGCTCGGCCAGACACCTGCGCTGCAGGCAGACCTGGCCATCAGCGACCCGCAACTGCTCAAGGCCATCGATGACTCGCTCGACGCGCTGCAAGCGCAAGTCCAGAGTGTCGATGCATCGGCCGCTGGCGCACTGAGCCAATGGCGTGAGCGCCACATCAAAAAGCCGCTTGCCAACAGCGCTGGCGACGACGTCAGCCTGGCGTTGCTCGGCAATCGCGCCTTGCTGATGATCAAGCCGGAATCGGCGAACAAGGCCATTGGCCTGTTCAGCTCGGCGTGGAACAAACTGGCCCGCAGCCGCCAATTGACCATCGGCGAAGAAGCGGCCATGCCGCTCAGCGAAGACGGTCGTGTGGCATTGACGCGCCTGGGCGGCAAGCCCGGGACGGTCGACGTGCTGGCGAAAACCGACTGGACCGCTTCGTTCCCGCTGGGCAGCGTGGCCTATGACGGTCGCGTACCGGTCACCGCCATGATCGATGTGGCGGCCGCACCGGGTGCGTCAGGCACGCCTCCGGTTGCTACTGTGTTTCTCAACGATTACCTGATCGGTGCGTTGCAGTTGACGGCCGACGGCAAGAAAGAACGCATCGAAGCACGGATTCCGCAATACGCTCTGGCGGCGCAGAACACCTTGCGTGTGTCTTTCCAGCGTCAGCCGGTCAGCAACATGTGCCTGGAAACGCCACAGGCGTTCCCGATCTCGGTACTGCCGACCAGCCATGTGGTACTGGACAAGGTCAACCCGGACAGCAATTTCTCCGGGATGGCCGCGCGCTTCGCAACCGACACTCAACTGATGGTGCCTAAGGGCTACCTCGAACGTCCGGCCAGCAGCCTGCCGCAGGTTGTCCGTGTTGCCAGCGCGGCCGGTGTTTCGCCGTTGCGCGCCCAACTCAGCGTCAGTGACGACGCCAGTGTTGCAGTGACACCGGCCAAGGCGTTTCTGGCCTTCGAGCTGCCGGTCAAGGACGCTGCCGAGTCGGTCAAGGCCGATAACGAAGGCCATCTGCTGATCAACCACAAAGAACAGACGCTGCTGGATCTCAAGACCCTCAATCACCTGGCCTCCCTGCAAGTGATCGAGGCTGGCAGTCAGCACGGTATGGTCTATCGCACACTGGGCGGTCAGGCCCCGGTCTTCGAGCGTCCGTTGCTGCTGGAACGCGGCAATGCAACCCTGCTCGCCGACAGCGGCCCGGTGGCGACTTTTGACGCCAATGATCCAACCGGCAGCAAGATGATCGAAGAAGAAGAAACCACCGGCATCGAAGCCTGGCGCAAACCGTCGCTGCTGTGGCTGATTCCGGCCGGTATCGTGCTCTTTCTCATCCTGTTGCTGGCTGGCCGTAACGCCCGTCGCAATCGCTCGTAA
- a CDS encoding glycosyl transferase family protein, with product MTSLYWPYWLAHYYSVLEVATIIVGLIILVSSIDDLFIDIWYWSRRLYRKFTAERRYRPLTAEQLMARDEQPLAIMVPAWLEYDVIAPMIENMVSTLDYQNYVVFVGTYINDQRTIDEVERMRRRYKQLHRVEVPHNGPTCKADCLNWVIQAIFLYEKTHAVQFAGTILHDSEDVLHPLELRLFNYLLPRKDMIQLPVVSLERNWYEWVAGTYMDEFAEWHGKDLVVRESMTDTVPSAGVGTCFSRRALMVLADENQNQPFNTESLTEDYDVGARLAKYGMQAIFVRFPVQFRVLRKSWFRKQYESTLEMPLCVREFFPDTFRTAFRQKARWTLGIGLQGWEQMGWTGSLANRYLLFRDRKGVVTSFISIIAYLILIQLLALIVLRSSGLWNTSFPTPFETTGLIQYLLVANGIALLWRIAHRCYFTTVLYGWQHGLLSIPRMVVGNFVNFMAAARAWRMFLVGKLLNRKLVWDKTMHDFPSTDLVAAAPRRLGSVLLSWQAINDEKLQSALAEQQTRQVPLGRILLSHGWLDDETLAEAIAFQNDLPRVFDIASKRADSSVLADEFCLRWRVVPLTINVQGRTEIAVASPLPEEGLQQITEQLGSEPVQLVARESEIVAQLRQLQAVGGQPLPAAAPLLGDLLVEQGLLDREVFRKAMLGYRPHVHGRIGDYLVDIGVLPRETIEEAVALQHNQYRPADQTEQPL from the coding sequence ATGACGTCGCTTTATTGGCCTTACTGGCTGGCCCATTACTACAGCGTGCTGGAAGTCGCGACGATCATTGTCGGGCTGATCATTCTCGTGTCGAGCATCGATGACCTGTTCATCGACATCTGGTACTGGTCCAGGCGGCTGTACCGCAAGTTCACCGCCGAACGCCGCTACCGGCCATTGACTGCCGAGCAGTTGATGGCGCGTGATGAGCAGCCGCTGGCGATCATGGTCCCGGCCTGGCTGGAATACGACGTCATCGCGCCGATGATCGAAAACATGGTGTCGACCCTCGACTATCAGAATTACGTGGTCTTCGTCGGCACCTACATCAACGACCAGCGCACCATCGATGAAGTGGAGCGCATGCGCCGTCGCTACAAGCAGTTGCACCGTGTAGAGGTGCCGCACAACGGCCCGACCTGCAAGGCCGACTGCCTGAACTGGGTGATCCAGGCGATCTTTCTGTATGAGAAGACTCATGCCGTACAGTTCGCCGGGACCATCCTGCACGACAGCGAAGACGTGCTGCACCCGCTTGAGCTGCGCCTGTTCAACTACCTGCTGCCACGCAAGGACATGATCCAGCTACCGGTCGTGTCGCTGGAACGCAACTGGTACGAATGGGTTGCGGGCACCTACATGGATGAGTTCGCCGAATGGCACGGCAAGGACCTGGTCGTGCGTGAAAGCATGACCGACACCGTGCCGTCGGCCGGTGTCGGCACCTGTTTTTCGCGGCGTGCCTTGATGGTGCTGGCCGATGAGAACCAGAACCAGCCGTTCAATACCGAAAGCCTGACCGAGGACTACGACGTCGGCGCACGGCTGGCAAAGTACGGCATGCAGGCGATTTTCGTGCGTTTCCCGGTGCAATTTCGCGTGTTGCGCAAATCCTGGTTCCGCAAGCAGTACGAATCCACCCTTGAAATGCCGCTGTGTGTCCGCGAGTTTTTCCCGGACACCTTCCGCACCGCGTTTCGCCAGAAAGCCCGCTGGACGCTGGGTATCGGCCTGCAAGGCTGGGAACAGATGGGCTGGACCGGCTCGCTGGCAAACCGTTACCTGCTGTTTCGCGACCGCAAGGGTGTGGTGACCTCGTTTATCAGCATCATTGCCTACCTGATCCTCATCCAGTTGCTGGCACTGATCGTTCTGCGTTCCAGCGGGCTGTGGAATACCAGCTTCCCGACACCGTTTGAAACCACCGGGCTGATTCAGTACCTGCTGGTGGCCAACGGCATTGCCCTGCTGTGGCGGATAGCTCACCGTTGTTACTTCACCACCGTTCTGTATGGCTGGCAGCATGGCTTGCTGTCCATACCGCGCATGGTGGTCGGCAACTTCGTCAACTTCATGGCTGCCGCGCGGGCCTGGCGGATGTTTCTGGTGGGCAAGCTGCTCAACCGCAAGCTGGTCTGGGACAAGACCATGCACGACTTCCCGTCCACCGACCTGGTGGCTGCCGCGCCTCGCCGTCTGGGCAGCGTGCTGTTGTCCTGGCAGGCCATCAACGACGAAAAACTCCAGAGCGCACTGGCTGAACAGCAAACCCGTCAGGTGCCGCTGGGCAGGATTTTGCTGAGCCATGGCTGGCTCGACGATGAAACCCTCGCTGAGGCCATCGCCTTCCAGAATGATCTGCCGCGGGTGTTCGACATCGCCAGCAAACGCGCCGACAGCAGTGTGCTGGCGGATGAGTTCTGCCTGCGCTGGCGCGTGGTGCCACTGACGATCAATGTTCAGGGGCGCACGGAAATCGCAGTGGCCAGTCCGCTTCCGGAAGAAGGCTTGCAACAGATTACCGAACAGCTTGGCTCGGAGCCGGTGCAACTGGTCGCGCGTGAAAGCGAGATCGTTGCGCAGTTACGTCAGCTGCAAGCCGTTGGCGGTCAGCCTTTGCCGGCCGCTGCGCCACTGCTGGGCGATCTGCTGGTCGAGCAGGGCCTGCTGGACCGCGAGGTGTTCCGCAAGGCCATGCTGGGTTATCGCCCGCATGTGCATGGCCGTATCGGCGATTATCTGGTCGACATCGGCGTGCTGCCCAGAGAAACCATCGAAGAGGCTGTGGCCCTTCAGCACAATCAATATCGACCTGCCGATCAAACGGAGCAGCCATTATGA